ATATACTACCGCGCGGCTGATGGCAGCCCGTTTGGTGAGGCGTTCCGGAATCTGGTAGCCGATCTGCAGGTTCTTCAGTTTCAGATAAGACGCATTGTAGAGGTAGAAATAGTTGTCCTGGCTATTCTGCGGATCTGTATTGAGTTTCAGGCGGGGATATTTACCATTGATATTATTGGCAGGATCAGATGGGTTGGCATCATTATAATAATAGTGATCGTTGGCAACATCCAGTCCGATGGCATTACCATTAGACGTAACGGAGCTCAGGTATCCGCGGTCATTGTAGTAGTACTGAAGTCCTGCGCTGCCGGCCCATATCATATTAAGATAGAGCCCTTTCCAGGAGGCGCTGATATTAAAGCCATAGTTGTATTTAGGCGTACCGCTGGAACCGGAAAAGGTCCTGTCGTAGTTATTGCCATAAATACCATCACCGTTAGTATCTGCGTAGATGAAATCACCGTACCAGATTTTTCCCTTGTCCACGCCCTGTGCAGGCAGGAAAGTGTAACCTGCGGCCATCATGGCTTTCAGCCAGTCCATATCCTGCGGCGTGCGGATCATGCCGTCTTTGGGGCCGCCATTAATATTCACGCTGCCATCGGCATTGAAGTGGCTGCCATTGCCCTGATACAGTTTCTGGAGATAATATTCATCGATCTGATGGCCTTCCACGCGGTACCTGTTACCGTTGTTGGCAGCTACTTTCCCGATATTGGACGACCATACTTTGTTACCGCCGGCGTCGGTGGTATAACCTTCCTGGAAGGCGCCGCGGTAGCTGGTGATCACGTTTTTATTATAGGAGAAGTTACCGCCGACGGTAATGTCCACTTCGCCAAATTTGCGGTTATAGCTGGCTACTACTTCAATCCCTTTATTGGAAACAGTGGCCGTATTAACGGTAGGAGGCGCGGCATTGCCTACAGTCAGCGGTATCGGCGGCGTGGTAATGATGCCGTCGGTCGTTTTGCTGTAATAGTCTACGGAGATATTCAGTGCATTGTTCAGCAGGGTTGCGTCCAGTCCGATATCCGCGATGGCTGTAGCTTCCCAGAGCAGGCCGGGGTTTCCGAATTTGGTGACTGCCAGGGCATTCACTGCGGTGTTGTTATAAGAATAATACACCGGGTTATAAAGGGTCTGGTAGTCATAGTTGCCCTGGGACCTGTCGCCGCCGCCGTTGTTGCCTAATTTACCCCAGGAGCCGCGCAGTTTCAACTGTTGGAAATTGCGCAGTGATTCTTTCAGGAATGATTCCTCTGTCAGGCGCCAGCCTGCTGAAAAAGAGGGGTAGTAACCCCAGCGGGAGGCAGGTGCAAAGCGGGAAGAACCATCATACCGGAGATTAGCTTCAAACAGGTATTTATCACGGTAGGCATAATTTAAACGGCCAAACCAGCTGCGGAGCGCATTATCATATTCTGTTCCGTCAAATACGTTGTTGGTGTTACCGGCCACATTGATGTTTGTGACTTCTTCCGATACCAGGCCTTTCCTGCTGGTAAAATCGCGGTTATAATAGTAGTAGGTCTGGTTATAACCTGCCAGGGCGGCAAAATCGTGCCCGCCCTTAAACTGTGTATGGTAACGTAATACGTTGTCAAACGTGGTGGTAAAGTCTTTGTTATGCTCTACGCTGGTCGTGAGCTGGTCGGGCGTGGCGGCCGGTTGCCTGGCTACGTTGTTGGCCAGGTCCCATTTGGCAAAAGGTACGTCGTGGTATTGCATGTCCCGGAACCGTGTCTGATAGTTGAATTTGGTTTCAAATGTCAGTCCGCGCAACAGGGAGAGGTTGGCATACACGGTGGAGTTAAAACGGTTCTGCACATTTTTGCCGGCAACGTTGTTCAGGTACAGCAGGATGTTATTGGCTGTCTGGGATTCTTCTATAGCGGTAGGGAAGCCGTATTTGCCTTCATATCTCGCCGGAACGCCGGGCGTTGTCTGGCGGAGGTAGTTAAAGGCATTGTCTGTATTTCCCATGCCGAAAAGTTCCTGGGAGGCAAATGTCTGAGTACCGACGGTAATATACCGGTTGATTTTACTGTCGAGGTTCAGGCGTATCTGGTAGCGTTTAGCCTCGGTATGTTCCATGGTGCCGGGGTTGTTCTGAAAGCCGCCGGACACGAGGAAAGTGGATTTTTCGCTGCCACCGGAAACGGATATATTATGCTGTTGCAGAATGCTGTGTTTAAAAACGGTGTTGGCCCAGTCGGTATTGGCATATACTACTGAGTTAGGTATCCCTGCAGCATTCAGGTCATCGGGATGAGCGTTGGCATTCACCCAGGTATCGATGGTTTGTTGTTTGAACAGCTCTGACTGGCCGAGGTTGCGGGCGCTTTCGTTATACAGTTTCATATAACGCACATAGTCATTCACGAACTTCGGCATATTGGCCGGCTGAATGGAAGACAGGGTACCGCTATACGTAACGGTAGTACGATTACGGTTGCCTTTTTTGGTGGTAATGAGGATTACGCCGTTGGCTGCCAACGTACCATATATAGAGGACGAGGCAGCGTCTTTCAGTACGGAAATACTTTCAATATCGGTGGGGTTAACTGCGTCCATGCTGCCGATGATACCGTCGATCACTACCAGCGGATCGCTGTTGTTGAGCGTGCCTACGCCACGTACCCGGATGGTGGCGCCGTCGGAGCCGGGCTTACCGGAGCTCTGGCGCACCTGCAAACCGGGGCTGAGGCCGGCCAATGCGCTGGACACATTGGTGACCGGTCTGTTTTCCAGGCTTTTGCTGGTCACCGTGGCAACGGCCCCGGTGAGGTTTACTCTTTTCTGGGTGGCGTATCCTACCACTACCACATCCACCAGGTCAGCGTTCTTTTGTTTCAGGGTAACGGTAACGGTTGTACGCCCCTGCAAATTGATCTCCTGTCTTTCAAAGCCGATGTAGTCCACTACCAGGACGGCATTGGCGGCGTCCGCATCTTTAATGAGGAATTCACCTTTCTCGTCTGTCACCACCCGTTTGGCAGTACCTTTTAATACAATGGAAGCTCCCGGCAGGCTCTCTCCTTTGTCGTTTACCACGCGTCCGCGCAGGTCTTCCTGTGGTGCAGCCAGCAGTGTCTTTTCTTTTTTGGCATCTACCACAATCACTTTATCCACAATGGAATAAGTAAGTGGTTGCCCATGGAAGCAGATATCCAATGCCGCTTTCAGGTCCACATCGGTAACAGAGATGGTTACACGCTGTGCCCGGGCCAGCATTTCATTCCGGTACATAAAACTGTATCCGGTTTGTTGGGTAATACTTTTGAAGATATCGGCCAGCGCCGCATTGCGCTGATGTAATGTTAATGTCTGGGCATAGGCTGAAGCGATTGCCTGCAGGGAGATCAACACCAACAGAAAAGCTGTCAGCTTAATGACCCGGATGGTTTTAAAGAAGTGGAACCCGGGGGCATACGAAGCCCCCTTGTACTGAGGATTACTCATACATCACAGTGTTTGGTAAAGGTTATTGGTACCGGAATAGTTTAGTTATGGACAACAGAAGACCATAACGCAGATGTTACATCTGGCTTTAAGATGAAATGTTCATTGTTCTGATTGCTTTTTTCGACTTAGATTTTTACTTCGATTTAGATTGGATTTTTTTCGATTTAGACTAGACTTAGATTTATATGATTTAGATTTAGACGATGATTATTGATGATGAACAGTGAGCCTGCGATTATCCAGCTTACAGTGAACACCGCTCAGCTCCAGCATCCTGATAATATTGTCCAGGCTGGTATTTCTGGGAAAAGACGCCGTAAGATGTTCGTCCGGCACCCCTGCTTCAAATTGCAGTTCCAGGTCATACCATCTGGCCAGCTGCCTTAAGGCTACTCCCACTTCCTCTCCCGCAAACTCGAATTTCCCATTTTTCCAGGCCAGCACGGAATTGATGTCCGCATTGGTGATGGCGAACTGCCGCGCATCGTCCCATACGGCCTGTTGCCCTGGCAACAGATGTTTGGTTGAATTGCCGGCGTTTACGTTTACCGCTCCGGTTATCAGGGTTGTTTTGATGTTTTTCTCTTCGGGATAGGCCGTCACATTAAAGGAGGTGCCCAGTACCTGTACTTCCATGTTATTGACCCGGACAGTGAAAGGTTTGTTTTTATCCGGCGTGATGTCGAAATAGGCTTCCCCTGTCAATTCCACTGTCCGGTGCCGGCTGTTAAAGCTCACGGGGTATTTCAATGAACTGGCCGCATTGAGCCACACTTTACTGCCATCTGGCAGCACTACCGCAAACTGGCCGCCCTGCGGGGTCTTCAGGGTATTGTATTTCATATCTTCCTGATTGCCGGCCTGGTCATATACCAGCGCTTCCCCTTGTACCCGTGCGGCGCCTACTGTTTGCCGGGTGCTGTCGTTCAGCGTTATGGCGCTGCCATCATCCAGCAGCAGTATGGCTTTGTTGCTTCCCGGCAGCACAGGCGCGGAAGTTTTCGTTGCCGCCCCTCCGGCAGCAAGACGTGTATTTTTACGGCCGGAAAGGGACCACAGCCCGGCGCCCAGCACCAGCGCGATACCGGCCGCAACGGCGGTGCGTTTCAGCCACAGCGGCAATATTTTACCGCGGGTAGGGGCCGGCTGCATCAGCGCTGCCAACTTTGCGTCCATTCTGCTGAAAATTTCTTCCTTGCTGAAGCCTTCTTCCGGTGTTACCTCCACCTGCCCGTCATCGAAAGAGTGATACCACTGATTTACCAGCGCGCATTCTTCCGGGGAGGCTTCTCCCCGCAAATATTTTTCGACAGCGCTTAACAGATCCTGGTTTTCTTTCATAACGGATAATTACAGTCATTAGTCGAACAACCGGAACGAATCCCCTACGCTGTCCGAAAAAAAATTAAAAAAAAATGGAAAATATATGCCGGATGCTTCCCTTAAGCTGACGCAAAGCCTTTGTAAGCTGGTTTTCCACCGTTTTGCTGGAGATATTGAGGACCTGGGCGATTTCTTTTACCGGCATGCCCTGTTCACGGCTGTAGCGGAATATTAACTGGCATTTTTCGGGGAGCTTGTTCACTTCCTGCTGCAGCAGCTGCAGGATATGTTTCTGCTGGAGCGCCGTGTCGGGTTCCGGCACACTGACCGGTATCGTGGTTTGGTATACTTCCTGGTATTGGCGCAACAGTTGTTCACGACGGAAGCGGTCCAGCACTTTGTATTTTACGGCCGTGGCCAGGTAGGCGCCGGCGTTGCTGATCTGGTGGTTATGCCGTTGGTTCCACAGGCTGACAAATACATCCTGTACAATATCTTCCGCCGCCTGGATGTCTGACAGCCTGTTAAAGGCCACTGCCAGCAATTTTTCGCGATAGGTCCCGTAAATTTCGGCAAATGCGGTTTCATCATCCTCCCGCAGACGCTCCATCCATAAGGTATCTGTATTTGGTTGACCAGTCATTCCTCTATTGTACAAGTAGTATATGCGATATTAGAGATTATTTTCGTCCTTTCATATATTTATCACAAAATCTTTCGCTAAAGCGGGGCGGGATGCGAAATGCCCTGGTGAAGACTGGCCGACCGGTCTTTTTCCCGTTGCCCGGGCGGGAAAGTTAACACTTTATAACAGTCGCGTTTTTCCGGACACCCTTCCCCAGGCCCTTAAATCCGCCACCACATTGACCTTCCCCCTAAAAAGAGAAAGTTATGTCATATAATCTTAATGAATATGCTTATCTATAACAATAAGTAACTAAATTTGCGCTCTAACTTTTTTTATTAAAGTAAAAAATATGCGTACTGTTACACTGAAAAGGGTTGTGGTTACCGGCTTGGGAGCACTAACACCTATCGGGAATGATGTAAATACTTTTTGGAGCAATCTGAAGGCAGGCGTAAGCGGCGCCGGTCCCATCACTAAATTTGACACCACAGAGTTCAAAACCAAATTTGCCTGTGAAGTCAAAGGTTTTGATGTGGAAAAATATATGGACAAAAAGGAAGCCCGCAAGATGGACAACTTCACGCAGTACGCCATGGCAGCTGCACATGAAGCGGTAGCAGACGCAGGTCTCAACAAGGAAGGCATTGACAAAACTAAAATAGGCGTGATCTGGGCTTCCGGTAACGGCGGCATGCTCACGTTCGAGGAACAGATCGTTGAATTTACACAGGCCAACTTTGTGCCTAAGTTCAACCCGTTCTTTATTCCCAAACTGATTTGTGATATCGCGGCAGGACAGATTGCCATGAAATACGGTTTCATGGGCATCAACTTCTGCACCGTGTCTGCCTGCGCCTCTTCTACCAGCGCTCTCGTAGACGCTTTCAACTATATCCGCCTTGGTAAGGCCAATGTGATCGTTACCGGCGGTTCCGAAGCACCGGTAACCCGCGCAGGCATCGCCGGCTTTAACGCCCTCAAAGCGCTGTCTACCCGCAACGAAGACCCGCAACATGCTTCCCGCCCGTTCGATACAGAACGTGACGGCTTCGTGATGGGTGAAGGCGCCGGCGCCATCGTCCTCGAAGAATATGAACACGCGATCGCCAGAGGTGCTACCATCTATGGTGAAATGATCGGCGGCGCCATGACCTGCGACGCCTACCACCTCACCGCCACCCACCCCGAAGGCCTCGGCGCCAGACTGGGCATGGAACAGGCACTGGAAGACGCTGGTATCACCACCGCCGACGTTGACTACATCAACTCCCACACCACCTCCACTCCGGTAGGCGATGTGAGCGAACTGAAAGCCATCGTGACCGCCTTCGGCGAACACGTTGAAAAAGTTAACATCAGCGCCACCAAATCCATGACAGGCCACCTGCTGGGCGCTGCCGGCGCTATCGAGGCGATTGCCTGTATCAAGGCCACCCAGGAAGATATCGTGCCGCCAACCATCAACACTACCGTGCTGGGCGAAGGCATCCCGACCAACCTGAACCTCACCCTCGGCAAAGCACAAAGCCGTCCGGTAAATATCGCTATGAGCAATACCTTCGGATTCGGAGGCCACAACGCCATCGTGGTATTTAAAAAATATACCAAATAAGCAGGTAACTGCCCGAAAATAGCTGTCAGCGAAGATCTTCCCAAAAAGGTCTTCGCTGCTCTTTTTTATGCCCCCTTCATTTCGGAATTCGTAATCCGTTATTCGTAATTATGGCGTAGCTTAGTAGTTTAATATTATGGCAAAGAAAAAAGAGAATGTAACCGCTGCCCCCGCTCCGGAAATCACGGCAGATGACCAGATTGAAGTATTTGGCGCACGGGAGCATAACCTGAAAAACCTCGACCTGCAGTTGCCCAAAAATAAGCTGGTTGTCATCACCGGCATCAGCGGAAGTGGAAAATCCTCCCTGGCTTTTGATACTATTTACGCTGAAGGACAACGCCGATACATGGAAAGTTTTTCCGCTTATGCCCGCCAGTTTATCGGCGACATGGAAAGACCCGATGTGGACAAAATCACCGGTCTGTCTCCCGTTATCTCCATAGAACAAAAAACGACGAATAAAAACCCGCGCTCAACGGTAGGCACCATCACAGAAATCTATGACTTTCTGCGACTGCTCTTCGCCCGCGCAGGACAAGCATACTCCTACAATACCAACAAGCGCATGACGCGCTTCTCGGAAGAAGAGATACTCGAACATATCTTCAAACACTATCCTAAAAAGAAACTCGTCATCCTCGCACCCATGGTGCGCGGCCGTAAAGGACACTACCGGGAACTGTTTGAACAGGTACGTAAACAGGGCTATCTCAAAGTAAGGGTAGACGGCGAAATACTCGACCTGAAAGAAAGAATGCAGGTGGACCGCTACAAAATCCACGACATCGAACTGGTGATAGACCGTGTACAGGTGCAGGACGATGCCCGCACCCGCATCAGCCAGAGCGTGCAGAAAGCCCTTACCATGGGCAAAGGCCTGCTGTTTGTCATGGACAATGATACCAACAAGGTTAGCCAGTACAGCAAACAACTGATGTGCGAAGATACCGGCATCTCTTATGAGGAACCATCGCCCAACACCTTCTCCTTTAACTCGCCCTATGGCGCCTGCCCACGCTGTAAAGGGCTCGGCACCATCTACCAGATCGATATGGACGCCATCATCCCCGATGAAAGCGCCTCCATCGAAAGCGGCGGCCTCAAACCACTGGGCGAAGCCAGGGACACCTTCACCTACAAACAGGTGCAGCAGCTGGCCAAAAAATATAAATTCTCCCTCACCGGACCTATCTCCGCTATTCCCGACAAAGCCCGTAACGTACTGCTGTTTGGCGATGAAAACGGGAAGCTGGAAGTAGACCTCTCTTTCGACGAAAGTTCGGACACCACCAAATACTCCACAGAATTTGAAGGAGTGGTAAATACCGTGCGCCGCTATTTCAATGACAGCAGCTCCGACCATGTGCGCGCCTGGGCCGAAAGTTTTATGGCCCTCAGCACCTGCCCGGAATGTAACGGCACCCGCCTCAAAAAGGAAAGCCTCTTCTTCAAAATAGATGAGAAAAATATTTCCGAACTGGGCAACATGGACCTTGACCACCTGCTGAACTGGTTCCGGAACATCGAAGAGCGGCTGGAGAAAAAACAAAACGCCATCGCCAAAGACATCCTGAAAGAAATACGGGAACGCCTTGGGTTCCTGCTCAACGTTGGCCTCAACTACCTGACGCTCAACAGGCCCACGCGCACGCTCAGCGGTGGCGAATCACAACGTATCCGCCTCGCCACGCAGATAGGCTCCCAGCTGATGGGCATCACCTATATCCTCGATGAGCCCAGTATCGGCCTGCACCAGCGCGACAATATGCAACTGATCGACGCCCTCCGCAACCTGCGCGAAATGGGTAACACCGTGATCGTGGTGGAACATGACAAAGACATCATGCTGCATGCCGATCACCTGGTAGACATCGGTCCCGGCGCCGGAAAACACGGCGGCCAGATCATCGCACAGGGCACGCCCAACCAGATACTGAAACTTAATACGCCCACCGCCGGTTACCTCAATGGTAAACGTGCCATGGAAATACCCGCCGAACGCCGCAAAGGCAACGGCAACAGCCTTGAACTGAAAGGCGCCACCGGCAACAACCTGAAAAATGTCAGCGTGAAGCTGCCGCTCGGCACTTTCATCTGCGTGACAGGCGTTTCCGGTAGTGGCAAATCCACCCTGATCAACGAAACACTGTACCCGATACTCTCCAAACACGCCTACGATTCCAAAGCGGTGCCCATGCCGTATAAAAGCATCAAAGGCCTGGAGCATATCGACAAAGTGATCGAGATAGACCAGTCGCCCATTGGCCGTACACCACGCAGCAACCCTGCCACCTACTGCGGTTTCTTTACCGATATCCGCACCCTCTTTGCCTCTGTGCCCGAAGCCAAAATCCGCGGGTACAATGCCGGCCGTTTCTCTTTCAACGTGAAAACAGGCCGCTGCGACGTTTGTGAAGGCGGCGGCATGCGCGTGATTGAAATGAACTTCCTGCCGGACGTATATGTGCACTGCGAAAAATGTAACGGCCGCCGTTACAACCGTGAAACACTGGAGATACGCTACAAAGGCAAATCCATCTCCGACGTGCTGGACATGACGGTAGACGAAGCAGTGGAATTCTTCCAGGCCGTTCCATGGATACACCGCAAAATTAAAACGCTGCAGGATGTAGGCCTGGGTTATATCACCCTCGGCCAGTCGGCCGTAACCCTCTCCGGTGGCGAAGCGCAACGGGTAAAACTGGCAACGGAGCTTTCCAAAAAGGATACCGGCAAAACCATTTATATCCTCGACGAGCCTACTACAGGACTGCATTTCCAGGATATCGTGCTGTTGCTCAAAGTGCTGAACAAGCTGGTGGACCGCGGCAATACCGTACTGGTGATAGAACACAACCTCGATGTGATCAAGATGGCCGATCACATTGTGGACCTCGGCCCCGAAGGCGGCGCCGGCGGCGGCACTATCCTCTGTACCGGTACGCCCGAACAGGTGAGCACCTGTAAAGACAGCCATACCGCCCGATTCCTCAAAAAGGAGCTGGGAATTTAATATCTTGCCAACCGTAAATCAAGTAATGAGAACGTTATACCAGATATTACTCACCTGCTCCGTGCTAATCGGCATGCTCGCCTGTGAGAATGAAACCAAGGTGTGCGACCAAACGCTCCGGGCGGATTTTCACGTGCGTTTTCAGCGTGACTCCCTCCTCAGGGTAGGCGATACCATCCTGCACAACGTGCGCGACACCATCATGCCCAAAGTGACCGTGTATGCCATCGATAATGGCGTTAACAGGGACTCTATCTACAAAATAAAACCGCTGAAGGAAATCTTCCTGCCCTTTTCTCCCGTATCGGACAGCTGCACCTTCTTTCTGCGGGTAGATTCCACCCTGACACCGGACACGCTTAAATTTAAGTACACCCGTACTAAAAAATTTATATCCCCGGGCTGCGGATTCGGCACCACCTTTACACTGGATACCGTTATCGCTACCAAAAACACCATCGATTCTGTAGTTATTAACTCAAAGGCAGTCACCAGCAGTAATGATACGCACCTTACTTTGTTTTTCTTTAATCAGTAGTATCCTGATTGGCCTCGCCGCAAAGGCACAGACACCGGCCAAACCGGCAGCCGCCAAAACCGCTGCCAAAACAGATACTACCCGTAAACCGGCGAAGGACACCACGGTCATTATACCCGTGAAGGACAGTGTCGTACATATGCAGGGCGGCCTCCGCGTGGGACTGGACCTGAGCCGCATCGTGACGTCTATCTACTATCCCTACCGCAAGGAAGGGACAGCCGTGGCCGACCTGCGCCTCAACAGCGATCTGTACGCAGCGGCGGAAGTAGGATATACCAATACGCCCTACAGTGACGCTAACTACACCTATAAGGGCAGCGGCGCCTTTATCACCCTCGGGATAGACTATAACTTCATGAAAAGACTGTACCCGTCAGAGAAAAATATGTTCTTCGGCGGTATCCGGTACGGATTTTCACACCTCACCTACGAAGTGCCCACCTATAAGATCACCAGCAGCTACTGGGGCAACGACCTTACCGGCTCCATACCCAAAACCAGCGTCAATGCCCATTGGGTGGAACTGGTGCTGGGACTCAAAGCGGAAGTGCTGAAAAACTTCTTCCTGAGCTGGAGCCTGCACGAACGCATTATGATCAATAATGTTAAGTCTGATGAGTTTACACCGCTGGTCATTCCCGGCTTCGGCAGCGGCTCCAAAAAATCCGTGTTCGATATGCAGTACACGGTATCATACCTGTTCCCGCTCTACAAGATAACCCAACATGTAAAGTTGCCGGCGAACGATAAAAACAAAAAGAAGAAAAAATAAATTAATTACGAATTACAAATTACGAATTACGAATTGAGGGCTGTTCTATAGAACGGTTAGTAAGTAACCGTTTTGTAAAGCAGCCCTCAATTCGTAATTCGTAATTCGTAATTCGTAATTTGTAATTTGTAATTGATTTTCAGGGTCGCACCATTTCGATGTGCGGTATACCATCTTCCATATACGTATCGCTGGTCTGTTCAAAACCCAGTGATGTATAAAAGCGGTGCAGGTATTGTTGCGCGCCAATCTTAATCGGTCCTTTCCCGTATGCCTCTTCCACCGCAGCAATGGATTTTTCCATCAGCAGGCGGCCCGCACCGGAGCCTCTCACCAGCGATGACGTGATCACCCTTCCAATGGAAGCCTCCGTATATTTGATCCCCGGTGCAAACAACCGGGTATATGCCACCAACCGGCCATCTTCGTTACGCCCCATGAGGTGCAACGCTTTCTGGTCAGCATTGTCCAGGTCCTGATAAGCGCAATGCTGCTCTACTACAAATATCTCACTGCGTAATTGCAGCACATCATACAGTTCCTGTACGGTCAGCTCGTCAAATGCTTTAATTTTCCAGTTCATCGTATGCCGGTTTATCATAAAAATAACGGAAGCTTTCAATATTCCTGTTATTTTTATAAGTGATATTAATGCCTCTTAGCCCAATCAGGAAATCATGGAAGAAACAAAACACCCTTTCCTCTCACTGGAACATATCACTGTAAGATATCTCGACAAAACACTTTTCAACACCCTCAACTGGGAAATACAACAGCACGAACAATGGGCCATTACAGGCCCCAGTGGCTCCGGCAAGACTGCCCTTCTCAATACCATTCTCGGTAAATTCAATGTTATCAACGGCGGTATCCACCATCACTTTTATGAGGACTGGAGAAAGGAAAACACCGTTACCGACCCATACTTCAACTATCGCAACCTGATAGCGCTGGTAGGGCATCACCATACTTTCCGGAACCTCTCCAATACCACCACCGATTTCTACTATCAGCAGCGGTTCAACAGTATGGACGCCGACAATTCCCCCACTGTTACCGAATACCTCGGGCTTACGGAAGTGCCCGACCTGGTAAAACCGCTGAAAATAGCGCCGTTGATGGAAAAAAGGCTCATTAAGCTGTCCAACGGAGAAACACGCCGCGTCATGATCGCGCGGGCACTGCTGCAAAAACCGCAGCTGCTTATGCTCGACAATCCCTACATCGGGCTGGACGTGCAAACCCGGAAAGATTTTTCCGAAATGATCAATGAGATCATCCGCAATGGCACAACGGTGCTGCTGGCCACCACGCCGACTGAAATACCGGAACACATTACCCATGTGCTGACGCTGGAAAACGGCGCTATCACGGGCAAGTATACACGCAGTGAGTTTGTGCAGCTGCCATTGCCCGAAGTGCCTGATCTGCCGCTACCGGCCATGGAAGCACAGAAAATAGCCGATATCCTGCAACGGCATCAGCCACCCCGCTTCGAAACCATCGTGCGCATGGAGGACGTCCGGGTGAAATATGGGGAAAACGTGATCCTCGACCAGATCAACTGGACAATAAAACCGAATGAAAAATGGGCGCTGCTCGGGCATAACGGCGCCGGTAAATCCACCCTGCTAAGCCTCATCAATGGTGACAATCCACAGGCATATGCCAACAAACTATGGTTGTTTGACCGCCGCCGCGGCAGTGGTGAGAGCATCTGGGACATCAAGAAAAAAACCGGCTTCGTATCTCCGGAACTGCACCAGTACTTTACTTCCCGTGATAACTGTCTGCGCGTGGTATGCTCCGGCTTCTCCGATATTATCGGTAACACCAGGCAACCTACTCCCGAACAGGCCGATATCGCCAAAGCATGGATGGAAATACTGGAGATCGAGGAACATCAGCAATCTCCATTCAAACAGGTGCCTGAAAGCGCCCAGCGCCTTTGCCTGCTGGCCAGGGCCCTCGTTAAAAATCCGCCCCTGCTGATCTTCGACGAGCCATGCCAGGGCCTGGACCAGCAACAGAAACAACACTTCAAAAAAGTGATCGAGATGCTGTGCGACCATATGCCTGTCACGCTGATCTATGTAACGCATTATGAAGAAGAATTACCTGACTGTGTAGATAAGTTTATGCGTCTCGCCAACGGCAAAATGATATAGTTTTTAATTACTAAAAAGAAGACTGTTTGGTTATTTGAAAACCTTGCCGGTATT
The Chitinophaga varians genome window above contains:
- a CDS encoding TonB-dependent receptor, with the translated sequence MSNPQYKGASYAPGFHFFKTIRVIKLTAFLLVLISLQAIASAYAQTLTLHQRNAALADIFKSITQQTGYSFMYRNEMLARAQRVTISVTDVDLKAALDICFHGQPLTYSIVDKVIVVDAKKEKTLLAAPQEDLRGRVVNDKGESLPGASIVLKGTAKRVVTDEKGEFLIKDADAANAVLVVDYIGFERQEINLQGRTTVTVTLKQKNADLVDVVVVGYATQKRVNLTGAVATVTSKSLENRPVTNVSSALAGLSPGLQVRQSSGKPGSDGATIRVRGVGTLNNSDPLVVIDGIIGSMDAVNPTDIESISVLKDAASSSIYGTLAANGVILITTKKGNRNRTTVTYSGTLSSIQPANMPKFVNDYVRYMKLYNESARNLGQSELFKQQTIDTWVNANAHPDDLNAAGIPNSVVYANTDWANTVFKHSILQQHNISVSGGSEKSTFLVSGGFQNNPGTMEHTEAKRYQIRLNLDSKINRYITVGTQTFASQELFGMGNTDNAFNYLRQTTPGVPARYEGKYGFPTAIEESQTANNILLYLNNVAGKNVQNRFNSTVYANLSLLRGLTFETKFNYQTRFRDMQYHDVPFAKWDLANNVARQPAATPDQLTTSVEHNKDFTTTFDNVLRYHTQFKGGHDFAALAGYNQTYYYYNRDFTSRKGLVSEEVTNINVAGNTNNVFDGTEYDNALRSWFGRLNYAYRDKYLFEANLRYDGSSRFAPASRWGYYPSFSAGWRLTEESFLKESLRNFQQLKLRGSWGKLGNNGGGDRSQGNYDYQTLYNPVYYSYNNTAVNALAVTKFGNPGLLWEATAIADIGLDATLLNNALNISVDYYSKTTDGIITTPPIPLTVGNAAPPTVNTATVSNKGIEVVASYNRKFGEVDITVGGNFSYNKNVITSYRGAFQEGYTTDAGGNKVWSSNIGKVAANNGNRYRVEGHQIDEYYLQKLYQGNGSHFNADGSVNINGGPKDGMIRTPQDMDWLKAMMAAGYTFLPAQGVDKGKIWYGDFIYADTNGDGIYGNNYDRTFSGSSGTPKYNYGFNISASWKGLYLNMIWAGSAGLQYYYNDRGYLSSVTSNGNAIGLDVANDHYYYNDANPSDPANNINGKYPRLKLNTDPQNSQDNYFYLYNASYLKLKNLQIGYQIPERLTKRAAISRAVVYVSGENLLTITRYPGLDPEIGASVGYPTMKQYALGLNVTF
- a CDS encoding FecR family protein, with product MKENQDLLSAVEKYLRGEASPEECALVNQWYHSFDDGQVEVTPEEGFSKEEIFSRMDAKLAALMQPAPTRGKILPLWLKRTAVAAGIALVLGAGLWSLSGRKNTRLAAGGAATKTSAPVLPGSNKAILLLDDGSAITLNDSTRQTVGAARVQGEALVYDQAGNQEDMKYNTLKTPQGGQFAVVLPDGSKVWLNAASSLKYPVSFNSRHRTVELTGEAYFDITPDKNKPFTVRVNNMEVQVLGTSFNVTAYPEEKNIKTTLITGAVNVNAGNSTKHLLPGQQAVWDDARQFAITNADINSVLAWKNGKFEFAGEEVGVALRQLARWYDLELQFEAGVPDEHLTASFPRNTSLDNIIRMLELSGVHCKLDNRRLTVHHQ
- a CDS encoding RNA polymerase sigma factor, producing the protein MTGQPNTDTLWMERLREDDETAFAEIYGTYREKLLAVAFNRLSDIQAAEDIVQDVFVSLWNQRHNHQISNAGAYLATAVKYKVLDRFRREQLLRQYQEVYQTTIPVSVPEPDTALQQKHILQLLQQEVNKLPEKCQLIFRYSREQGMPVKEIAQVLNISSKTVENQLTKALRQLKGSIRHIFSIFF
- the fabF gene encoding beta-ketoacyl-ACP synthase II, translating into MRTVTLKRVVVTGLGALTPIGNDVNTFWSNLKAGVSGAGPITKFDTTEFKTKFACEVKGFDVEKYMDKKEARKMDNFTQYAMAAAHEAVADAGLNKEGIDKTKIGVIWASGNGGMLTFEEQIVEFTQANFVPKFNPFFIPKLICDIAAGQIAMKYGFMGINFCTVSACASSTSALVDAFNYIRLGKANVIVTGGSEAPVTRAGIAGFNALKALSTRNEDPQHASRPFDTERDGFVMGEGAGAIVLEEYEHAIARGATIYGEMIGGAMTCDAYHLTATHPEGLGARLGMEQALEDAGITTADVDYINSHTTSTPVGDVSELKAIVTAFGEHVEKVNISATKSMTGHLLGAAGAIEAIACIKATQEDIVPPTINTTVLGEGIPTNLNLTLGKAQSRPVNIAMSNTFGFGGHNAIVVFKKYTK